A genomic segment from Luteolibacter ambystomatis encodes:
- the tsaD gene encoding tRNA (adenosine(37)-N6)-threonylcarbamoyltransferase complex transferase subunit TsaD, with translation MKTLLAIESSCDETAVSIVRGEDGAPTEILASEISSQIELHRVHGGVVPELASRNHSLRLRPLVEQALDHAKLKVADIDAFAATTGPGLASSLLIGSTAAKALACATGKPFLAINHLEGHLLSPFVAETRVPPHLALIVSGGHTLLLEVKGPGQYRKLGGTRDDAAGEAYDKVGKMLGLPYPGGPEIEKIAHEGDPSTFDFPRSMLHDPHHDFSFSGLKTAVLYTLQGLGEPLEVIQDRRTVANLSASFQQAVIEILVGKTIKAARRHGLKLIALSGGVSLNRTLREAFEAACRKHGFRLAVAPPAMCTDNAAMIAFAALLRHLGGESSPLDADIDPNLRLA, from the coding sequence GTGAAGACCCTTCTCGCCATCGAATCGTCCTGTGATGAAACCGCCGTGTCCATCGTGCGCGGCGAGGATGGCGCGCCCACGGAGATCCTCGCGTCCGAGATTTCCTCACAGATCGAGTTGCACCGCGTGCACGGTGGCGTGGTGCCGGAACTGGCTTCACGGAATCACTCGCTGAGATTGAGACCGCTGGTCGAGCAGGCATTGGATCACGCGAAGCTGAAGGTGGCGGACATCGATGCCTTTGCCGCCACCACCGGCCCCGGTCTCGCTTCTTCGCTGCTCATCGGCAGCACCGCCGCCAAGGCACTCGCCTGCGCGACGGGCAAGCCATTCCTCGCCATCAATCATCTCGAAGGCCACCTGCTCTCGCCCTTCGTCGCCGAGACCCGCGTGCCACCGCATCTCGCGCTGATCGTTTCCGGCGGCCACACGCTGCTGTTGGAGGTGAAAGGTCCGGGCCAGTACCGCAAGCTCGGCGGCACCCGCGACGACGCTGCGGGTGAGGCCTACGACAAGGTCGGCAAGATGCTCGGCCTCCCCTATCCCGGCGGTCCGGAGATCGAAAAGATCGCACACGAGGGTGATCCCTCCACCTTCGACTTCCCACGCTCGATGCTGCACGATCCGCATCACGATTTCTCCTTCTCCGGTCTGAAGACCGCCGTGCTCTACACGCTCCAAGGACTCGGCGAACCCTTGGAGGTCATTCAGGATCGCCGGACCGTCGCGAACCTCTCCGCCTCCTTCCAACAGGCCGTCATCGAAATCCTTGTCGGCAAGACCATCAAGGCCGCCCGCAGGCACGGCCTCAAGCTCATCGCCCTCTCCGGCGGAGTGAGCCTGAACCGCACGCTGCGCGAGGCCTTCGAAGCCGCCTGCCGGAAGCACGGCTTCCGCCTCGCCGTGGCTCCACCCGCGATGTGTACGGACAATGCGGCGATGATCGCCTTCGCCGCGCTGCTGAGACATCTCGGCGGCGAGTCGAGCCCCTTGGACGCGGACATCGATCCAAACCTGCGGCTGGCATGA
- a CDS encoding HAD-IA family hydrolase, producing MAYRTFIFDFDGTLADTLEESRLIYNRMAPDYGLREVGQDELHHLRHLSLKELLDHLDIPKRRVPSLLARGTALMRANISKLQLIPGMAEVLPQLRSRTRSFGILTSNATANVDLFLRAHGLRDLFDFISSTSKLTGKAKHLRAIRKTFSLDADEMIYVGDEIRDIKASKKAGVPVAAVTWGFNSAESLAGESPEHILTRPDEFLGLAGA from the coding sequence ATGGCCTACCGCACCTTCATCTTCGACTTCGACGGCACGCTCGCCGACACGCTCGAAGAATCCCGATTGATATACAATCGCATGGCCCCCGACTACGGCCTGCGGGAAGTGGGCCAGGATGAACTCCATCACCTGCGCCACCTGTCTCTAAAGGAACTGCTCGACCACCTCGACATTCCGAAGCGCCGCGTCCCTTCCCTGCTCGCCCGCGGAACCGCGCTGATGCGTGCGAATATCTCGAAGCTCCAACTCATCCCCGGCATGGCGGAGGTCCTGCCACAACTCCGCAGCCGCACCCGCAGCTTCGGCATCCTCACTTCAAATGCCACGGCGAACGTCGATCTCTTCCTGCGCGCCCACGGCCTGCGCGACCTGTTCGATTTCATCTCCTCCACCTCGAAACTCACCGGCAAAGCCAAGCACCTGCGCGCGATCCGCAAGACCTTCTCGCTCGATGCGGATGAGATGATCTACGTGGGGGACGAGATCCGCGACATCAAGGCCTCGAAGAAAGCCGGTGTGCCGGTGGCCGCAGTGACGTGGGGATTCAATTCCGCGGAATCTCTGGCCGGTGAATCCCCGGAACACATCCTCACCCGCCCGGACGAGTTCCTGGGCCTCGCCGGAGCCTGA